In Aphelocoma coerulescens isolate FSJ_1873_10779 chromosome 3, UR_Acoe_1.0, whole genome shotgun sequence, a single window of DNA contains:
- the LOC138107729 gene encoding carbohydrate sulfotransferase 14-like has translation MRFLPRLGLSAALAITIFLSWRLLQTPAHSQGGDLAPKAEKGFTLALDTFLHVQQIRKRRLRTFCSPADKITMLLSSQVKRASLLPSLRVNTKLDFLYCQVPSTGVEEWQQLLQKLEEANVTLPAPVPYRRLHAKETQLSKFKQTEIKAMLGSYTKVLFIRDPFHRLIATFLRGMGSSPSFSSFIQEVLDSEMHSGSMAWKPLVSLCQPCLIQYDYVVMFGFLRQELDQLLQRAGLPVGSFLPELTDRQVQRTYRWLSEQMFSELSAQQKKQLSHFYREDLAAFLFPSSFLSEHPITA, from the exons ATGCGCTTCCTTCCCCGCCTCGGCCTCTCGGCTGCCCTGGCCATCACCATCTTCCTGAGCTGGAGGCTGCTTCAGACCCCGGCCCACAGCCAAGGAG GTGACTTGGCCCCCAAGGCAGAGAAGGGCTTCACTTTGGCACTGGACACCTTCCTTCACGTCCAGCAGATCAGGAAGAGGAGATTGAGAACTTTCTGCAGCCCAGCAGACAAAATCAccatgctgctgagcagccagGTCAAGAGAGCCTCCCTGCTCCCGAGTCTGAGGGTGAACACCAAGCTGGACTTCCTGTACTGCCAAGTGCCATCAACAGGGGTGGAGGaatggcagcagcttctgcagAAGCTAGAGGAGGCCAATGTGACGCTGCCAGCGCCAGTCCCCTACCGCCGGCTACATGCTAAGGAGACACAGCTGAGCAAGTTCAAGCAGACGGAGATAAAGGCCATGCTGGGGTCTTACACCAAAGTGCTCTTTATCAGGGACCCTTTCCACAGGCTGATCGCCACATTCCTGCGAGGCATGGGCAGCAGCCCATCCTTCAGCAGCTTCATCCAGGAAGTCCTAGACAGTGAAATGCACAGTGGCAGCATGGCTTGGAAACCACTGGTcagcctgtgccagccctgcctcatCCAGTATGACTACGTGGTGATGTTTGGCTTCCTCAGGCAGGAGCTGGACCAGCTGCTGCAGCGGGCTGGGCTGCCTGTGGGAAGCTTCCTCCCCGAGCTCACTGACAGGCAAGTGCAGCGCACCTACAGGTGGTTGTCAGAGCAGATGTTCAGCGAGCTGTCTGCCCagcagaagaagcagctgtCTCATTTCTACCGTGaggaccttgcagctttcctgtTTCCTAGCAGTTTCCTGTCAGAGCACCCCATCACCGCATAG